A single genomic interval of Lewinellaceae bacterium harbors:
- a CDS encoding OmpA family protein, which yields MQLPPFTQKMQAAASIVLALSFALALHSQNLVSNGGFENHGAIECYTCHQGSEDFKKLTHGWDDLNTNPILCYSGYAEEQDPRRRLCLLDKRCPGGGQAVVQLEYTPRCIDWQHLTKGCSDYLGTTLSKSLEMGRVYELSFWLYIPSGQDDTDPEFVRHIGLALYPKKVRNPQSALMGSRAFLADTAIYDQWFQLKWQVKPLCPLEYIVVGAFRGGGWPSNHSFWDHGFFYVDEIRVREVGKADIDHAMALHFCKEKEEGEDELTFEIPGATCYFESGDSSLSAEARAALDSFAIRAKEHPKIAFTISGHTDSIGNNHESLSRARVESALSYLEAQHQLPRLRFVSISAGTGKPAAGNATEAGRQLNRRVDIRHADFGMPNVIYRQLLEHALAGNMAQAYKTLNIWLHLAPHRQKLLMLLDPRLEPVKSGQRWAAVQEAVRKSYGKYAQPQLAFLLDSLWAEDQRHRTLKYYIENLAVYLHDYDEVTSKWDVDFPASDEEITAADEAHFLAMERIVKSEKWPRISEVGERAAKAAFLIANHHLNTSTLAFYLPQLKQRCLEGEAEWLWYATMYDRLQVQKELPQRYGTQYRRVEGEEEYELFPLEDVDMVDRWRDELGLGALERQNQKQGDAGQG from the coding sequence ATGCAGCTCCCCCCCTTTACGCAAAAAATGCAGGCGGCGGCCTCCATCGTGCTGGCCCTGAGCTTTGCCCTGGCTCTACACAGCCAAAACCTCGTCTCCAACGGCGGCTTTGAAAATCACGGTGCCATAGAATGTTACACCTGCCACCAGGGATCGGAAGATTTTAAAAAACTGACCCACGGCTGGGACGACCTCAATACCAACCCCATCCTTTGCTATTCCGGATATGCCGAAGAGCAAGACCCCCGCCGCCGCCTGTGCCTGCTGGACAAGCGCTGCCCTGGCGGCGGGCAGGCCGTGGTGCAACTGGAGTACACCCCGCGTTGCATCGACTGGCAGCACCTCACCAAGGGTTGTTCGGATTACCTGGGCACAACCCTATCCAAATCTCTGGAAATGGGCAGGGTGTATGAGCTTTCCTTCTGGCTGTACATCCCCTCCGGGCAGGACGATACCGACCCCGAATTTGTCCGCCACATCGGCCTGGCCCTATATCCGAAGAAGGTCCGCAACCCCCAGAGCGCCCTGATGGGCAGCCGGGCCTTCCTGGCGGATACGGCGATATACGATCAGTGGTTTCAGCTGAAATGGCAGGTGAAGCCGCTTTGCCCGCTGGAATACATTGTGGTAGGGGCTTTTCGCGGCGGCGGTTGGCCCTCCAATCATTCCTTTTGGGATCATGGATTTTTTTATGTGGATGAAATCCGGGTTCGGGAGGTTGGCAAGGCGGATATAGATCACGCCATGGCACTGCATTTTTGTAAAGAAAAAGAAGAGGGAGAAGACGAATTGACTTTTGAGATTCCGGGCGCCACCTGCTACTTCGAAAGCGGGGACAGTTCCCTTTCGGCGGAAGCCCGCGCTGCGCTGGACTCCTTCGCAATACGCGCTAAAGAACATCCCAAAATCGCCTTCACCATTTCCGGCCATACGGACAGCATCGGCAACAACCACGAAAGCCTTTCCCGGGCCCGGGTGGAAAGTGCGCTATCTTACCTGGAAGCGCAGCACCAGCTTCCAAGGCTTCGGTTCGTCTCCATCTCCGCCGGCACTGGAAAACCCGCTGCCGGCAACGCCACCGAAGCCGGCCGGCAGCTCAACCGCCGGGTGGACATCCGCCACGCCGACTTCGGCATGCCCAACGTGATCTACCGGCAGCTGCTGGAGCACGCCTTGGCCGGCAATATGGCGCAGGCATATAAAACGTTAAATATATGGCTGCACCTGGCGCCCCACCGCCAGAAACTGCTGATGCTGCTCGACCCGAGGCTGGAGCCGGTCAAAAGCGGGCAGCGCTGGGCGGCGGTGCAGGAGGCCGTGAGGAAAAGCTATGGCAAGTATGCCCAACCACAGCTGGCTTTCCTCCTCGATTCCCTGTGGGCGGAGGACCAGCGCCACCGGACCTTGAAATACTACATCGAAAACCTGGCGGTTTACTTGCATGACTACGATGAAGTTACATCCAAGTGGGATGTCGATTTCCCGGCGAGTGATGAGGAGATCACCGCTGCAGATGAGGCGCATTTTTTAGCGATGGAACGCATTGTTAAATCGGAGAAATGGCCTCGTATCTCTGAGGTAGGCGAGCGCGCCGCTAAGGCCGCCTTCCTGATCGCCAACCACCATCTGAATACGTCCACGCTAGCCTTCTACCTGCCCCAACTAAAGCAGCGCTGCCTGGAAGGCGAGGCCGAGTGGCTCTGGTACGCCACTATGTATGACCGCCTGCAGGTACAGAAGGAGTTGCCTCAGCGCTACGGCACCCAGTACCGGCGGGTAGAAGGGGAGGAGGAGTATGAGCTGTTTCCGTTGGAAGATGTGGACATGGTGGACAGGTGGCGGGATGAACTGGGGTTGGGGGCTTTGGAGCGGCAGAATCAGAAACAAGGTGATGCAGGCCAGGGATAA
- a CDS encoding ATP-binding protein: MKYPIGIQDFRELRRDGYVYVDKTRHIHRILTVGKYYFLSRPRRFGKSLLLSTIKELYSGRKELFDGLWIEDQWDWGQTNPVIWIKFSSQGVKTMGLVPALHKMLGEAAQSLGIELQETHYDQKFKELIAKSAANRKTVLLIDEYDKPIIDYLDDVEQAEANREVLKNFYSVLKDSDPYLELVFITGVSAFSKVSIFSDLNNLHNISLTDLAEDLLGITQKELESNFEEPMRQAAEKNNLTFEELLGKVKRWYNGYSWTGENKLYNPFSLLSFLSGKRFQNFWFETGTPTFLIKEMKQQAYYDIGETSATANDLNNFDLRRLNPITVLFQTGYLTITHYEPEDLLYTLDYPNVEVKHSLQEILLNEYLDYPRRGALPRVVDLRNALRQKDIDRVIAIINAAFAEIPGELWKGKTEHFYHAVTHLLFSLLGTYIQSEVRTAKGRCDGLVQTDDYIYVLEFKLDKSAEEALAQIKEKGYLAPYADSPKEKIALGISFSSEERKVVDWKVEVLLPRSS; encoded by the coding sequence ATGAAGTACCCCATCGGCATACAGGATTTTCGGGAGCTGCGCAGGGATGGCTACGTTTATGTAGACAAGACAAGGCATATCCATCGCATACTCACTGTAGGGAAGTACTACTTCCTATCCCGCCCCCGCCGCTTCGGCAAGTCGCTGCTGTTGTCTACGATAAAAGAACTATACTCGGGCAGGAAGGAACTGTTCGATGGCCTGTGGATCGAAGATCAATGGGACTGGGGGCAAACCAACCCAGTTATTTGGATCAAATTCAGCAGCCAGGGAGTAAAGACCATGGGCCTGGTTCCCGCTCTACACAAAATGCTGGGAGAAGCTGCCCAAAGCCTGGGCATTGAACTGCAGGAAACCCATTACGATCAAAAGTTTAAAGAACTCATTGCCAAATCGGCCGCCAACCGCAAAACCGTCCTGCTCATCGACGAATACGATAAGCCTATTATCGACTACCTGGACGATGTGGAACAGGCCGAGGCCAACCGGGAAGTACTCAAAAACTTCTATTCAGTACTCAAAGACAGCGACCCCTATCTGGAGTTGGTGTTCATTACAGGCGTCTCGGCTTTCAGTAAGGTGAGCATTTTTTCGGATCTCAATAACCTCCATAATATTTCTCTCACTGACCTGGCTGAAGATCTTTTAGGTATTACTCAGAAGGAACTGGAATCCAACTTTGAAGAGCCGATGCGGCAAGCCGCCGAAAAGAATAATCTTACTTTTGAAGAACTGTTAGGTAAAGTCAAACGCTGGTACAACGGCTATTCCTGGACGGGGGAAAACAAGCTTTACAATCCATTTTCCCTGCTCAGCTTCCTTTCCGGGAAACGGTTCCAGAATTTTTGGTTCGAGACCGGTACGCCTACCTTCCTAATAAAAGAAATGAAACAGCAGGCTTACTACGATATCGGAGAAACCAGCGCTACAGCCAACGACCTCAACAACTTCGACCTGCGGCGGCTCAACCCCATCACAGTCCTCTTTCAGACCGGCTACCTGACCATCACCCACTACGAGCCGGAAGACCTGCTCTACACCCTCGATTATCCCAATGTGGAAGTCAAGCACTCGCTGCAGGAAATCCTGCTCAACGAATACCTCGACTATCCCCGCCGGGGCGCCCTGCCGCGCGTGGTGGACTTGCGCAACGCTCTGCGCCAGAAAGATATAGATAGGGTGATCGCCATCATCAACGCCGCCTTCGCTGAGATTCCCGGCGAATTGTGGAAGGGCAAGACAGAACACTTCTACCACGCGGTTACCCATCTGCTATTCTCCCTGCTGGGCACTTATATCCAATCGGAAGTACGAACCGCAAAAGGGCGGTGCGACGGGTTGGTGCAAACGGACGACTACATCTACGTCCTGGAGTTTAAGCTGGATAAGAGCGCAGAAGAAGCGTTAGCTCAAATCAAAGAAAAAGGCTACCTGGCGCCCTACGCCGATTCGCCGAAAGAGAAGATTGCATTGGGGATCAGCTTTTCCAGTGAAGAACGTAAAGTGGTTGACTGGAAGGTGGAAGTCCTCCTGCCGCGATCATCCTGA